From a region of the Mycobacterium sp. SMC-8 genome:
- a CDS encoding aldehyde dehydrogenase (NADP(+)) → MTATISGTASLTGQMLIAGTPVRGTGTEIRAFDPAAGTDLDPVYRYGDATHVDAACAAAAAAFGTYRATTAEQRARFLEAIAANIEAVGETLIARAVAESGLPQARITGEVGRTTGQLRLFAEVLREGSWNGARIDTALPDRTPLPRPDLRQRFVPLGPVAVFSASNFPLAFSVAGGDTASALAAGCPVIVKGHDAHPGTSELVGRAISDAVAASGLPAGTFSLLFGAGPDLGIALVTDPRIKAVGFTGSRSGGLALVAAAAARPEPIPVYAEMSAINPVFLLEGALTGRGDELGRAFVASLTMGSGQFCTNPGLVVAVDGPGLDSFVAAARDALATSPATPMLSPNIARNYASGVQALAGTAELVGRGEPSISETSCHAALFTTDAQTFLASEALQAEVFGSLSLIVRCADVEQMRAVAEGIEGQLTATVHADDSDLEEAARLLPLLELKVGRILFDGWPTGVEVCHAMVHGGPFPATSDSRTTSVGSRAIERFLRPVCYQNVPKSLLPSAIADGNPDNLWRRIDGRLTQA, encoded by the coding sequence ATGACTGCCACGATCTCCGGCACCGCCAGCCTCACCGGCCAGATGCTGATCGCCGGGACACCGGTGCGCGGCACCGGCACGGAAATCCGCGCGTTCGACCCGGCGGCGGGCACCGACCTGGATCCGGTGTACCGCTACGGCGACGCCACGCACGTCGACGCGGCCTGCGCCGCGGCCGCCGCCGCGTTCGGCACGTACCGGGCGACCACCGCCGAGCAGCGCGCCCGGTTCCTGGAGGCGATCGCCGCCAACATCGAGGCCGTCGGCGAGACGCTGATCGCGCGCGCAGTCGCCGAATCCGGCCTCCCGCAGGCCCGCATCACCGGCGAGGTGGGCCGCACCACCGGCCAGCTGCGGTTGTTCGCCGAGGTGCTGCGCGAGGGCAGCTGGAACGGCGCCCGCATCGACACCGCGCTGCCCGACCGCACCCCGCTGCCCCGCCCCGATCTGCGGCAGCGATTCGTTCCGTTGGGGCCGGTCGCGGTGTTCAGCGCGTCGAACTTCCCGCTGGCGTTCTCGGTGGCCGGGGGTGACACCGCGTCCGCGTTGGCCGCGGGTTGCCCCGTGATCGTCAAGGGACATGACGCCCACCCCGGCACTTCCGAGCTCGTCGGCCGCGCCATCAGCGACGCCGTCGCCGCGTCCGGCCTGCCCGCGGGCACGTTCTCGCTGCTGTTCGGCGCAGGCCCCGACCTCGGCATCGCGCTGGTCACCGACCCGCGCATCAAGGCCGTCGGATTCACGGGGTCACGCTCCGGCGGGCTTGCTCTCGTCGCCGCCGCGGCGGCCCGGCCCGAACCGATCCCGGTGTACGCGGAGATGAGCGCGATCAACCCGGTGTTCCTCCTCGAGGGTGCCTTGACCGGCCGCGGCGACGAACTGGGCCGGGCGTTCGTCGCGTCGCTGACGATGGGCTCGGGCCAGTTCTGCACCAACCCGGGCCTCGTGGTCGCGGTCGACGGGCCGGGACTGGACTCGTTCGTCGCTGCCGCCCGCGATGCGCTGGCCACCTCGCCGGCCACGCCGATGCTGAGCCCGAACATCGCCCGCAACTACGCCTCCGGGGTCCAGGCACTGGCCGGCACGGCCGAGCTGGTCGGCCGCGGTGAGCCCAGTATCAGCGAAACCTCCTGCCATGCCGCGCTGTTCACCACCGACGCGCAGACCTTCCTGGCCTCCGAGGCGCTGCAGGCCGAGGTGTTCGGCTCGTTGAGCCTGATCGTGCGCTGCGCCGACGTCGAGCAGATGCGGGCCGTCGCCGAGGGCATCGAAGGCCAGCTGACCGCCACCGTGCACGCCGACGACTCCGACCTCGAGGAGGCGGCCCGGTTGTTGCCGCTGTTGGAACTCAAGGTCGGCCGGATCCTGTTCGACGGCTGGCCGACCGGGGTGGAGGTGTGCCACGCGATGGTGCACGGCGGACCGTTCCCGGCCACGTCGGACTCGCGCACCACGTCGGTCGGCTCCCGGGCGATCGAGCGCTTTTTGCGGCCCGTCTGCTATCAGAACGTCCCGAAGTCGTTGCTGCCCAGCGCGATCGCCGACGGCAACCCCGACAACCTGTGGCGGCGGATCGACGGCCGACTCACCCAAGCCTGA
- a CDS encoding winged helix-turn-helix transcriptional regulator, with protein sequence MSRRTYAQFCGLAHALDVVGERWTLLIVRELASGPKRYTELADALAGIGTSLLASRVRQLEADGVVVRKLALDQPGSAVVYELSDAGRELAAAVVPLAMWGARHQMTDADVDAEMFRAEWLLSFLAADIRKDGPHDLDAVFEFHVDDSTACLRLRDGRARVTPGPSATPSAVTVRCSAATIAAVVGRRTTVADALTDGRLEVTGDPAAVTALLGVIERVLAR encoded by the coding sequence GTGTCCCGACGCACCTACGCGCAGTTCTGCGGTCTCGCCCATGCCCTCGACGTGGTCGGCGAGCGCTGGACGCTGCTGATCGTCCGTGAGCTCGCCTCCGGGCCGAAGCGCTACACCGAACTCGCCGACGCGCTCGCCGGCATCGGGACGAGCCTGCTGGCCTCCCGGGTGCGCCAACTCGAGGCCGACGGTGTGGTGGTCCGCAAGCTCGCGCTCGATCAGCCCGGATCCGCCGTCGTGTACGAATTGTCAGATGCCGGAAGGGAACTCGCGGCCGCGGTGGTGCCGCTGGCCATGTGGGGCGCGCGCCATCAGATGACCGACGCCGACGTCGACGCCGAGATGTTCCGCGCCGAGTGGCTGCTGAGCTTCCTGGCCGCCGACATCCGCAAGGACGGGCCGCACGACCTCGATGCCGTCTTCGAGTTTCACGTCGACGACAGCACCGCCTGTCTGCGACTGCGCGACGGGCGGGCTCGCGTGACGCCGGGCCCGAGCGCGACCCCGAGCGCGGTCACGGTGCGTTGCTCGGCGGCCACCATCGCCGCGGTCGTCGGGCGGCGCACGACGGTCGCCGACGCGCTGACCGACGGGCGCCTCGAGGTGACCGGGGACCCGGCCGCGGTCACGGCGCTGCTCGGCGTGATCGAGCGCGTGCTCGCCCGCTGA